ttcagatatGTAACACGATCAGTAGGAGGAGTAGGAGGTaaggaaactgttacagcactgAATCATAAAATGCAGTAAGTGAAGCCAACAACACAAAAGCTGTAAACAgagagcaaacaaaagaaaatatgcagaatacataataatacaacgcaaaaactggtgtcgaaactaaaaaaaactaacaaaaacagtcacaagcacacagagtagtcaattcttcaatgtcttcaattttctctctttttcttttgcagccttttcaactataagttgatcattttttcttttacaaatgttatttagaagcgtgtttgctgctgcacttaggacatagtgcattaccaactgtggagtgtgcccattctcacacacatcaaagtcaatgccgtcgtttaacacatcatgtgtgagtgccaagagagcctccttttggtttggtagtgcatgaaactgtgtcgcatgctgttcgcttctcagtttgtcaagaactatctcagcagtaagaacagcatttactatggcaggctgtggaaacttgagactaccacgagtcatggccttgactaactccccaccttctacttcaatttcatcttctagcattaaattttctttgcaagtcatgcatgacagctttttgaacgcagcgtgggcacaatagccagcaacgtaagtggttgctgggagatttggcgccttcgcataatcgtcgtccgttacctcaatgtcaaacaattcaagtactgcatcgtttactgccaccgcatctgatgcagcctcaaactctgggagctccagaatgttctgcagacgaagctttcgctccgactcatagacttgtcttatggaaatgtggtattgcgcaccggagagttggcggtatttgccaaacctctcttccaagcaatcggtctgaaactttcctaaaagtacatactcgaagttcatttcatctAGGCAATACCTAGTCACCTTTACCAAGGTGTCTGTCGTGATTCGGAGCGCACTGCGAGTCTCTCTTGTAAGTATGCCT
This portion of the Amblyomma americanum isolate KBUSLIRL-KWMA chromosome 10, ASM5285725v1, whole genome shotgun sequence genome encodes:
- the LOC144106764 gene encoding uncharacterized protein LOC144106764: MFFPSPTGPNIKPPIITASFKTLRELHTKEQGQLINSAPTLSSKSLNPSNIERQNVKLALRIFSPSTAAALRACGPRLELDHVSGAAQFLETITKWWNIVNVKTCNKGTRLRDELQSPITSASSPQIQFLLSIVEWLDLWQSLKFGTGILTRETRSALRITTDTLVKVTRYCLDEMNFEYVLLGKFQTDCLEERFGKYRQLSGAQYHISIRQVYESERKLRLQNILELPEFEAASDAVAVNDAVLELFDIEVTDDDYAKAPNLPATTYVAGYCAHAAFKKLSCMTCKENLMLEDEIEVEGGELVKAMTRGSLKFPQPAIVNAVLTAEIVLDKLRSEQHATQFHALPNQKEALLALTHDVLNDGIDFDVCENGHTPQLVMHYVLSAAANTLLNNICKRKNDQLIVEKAAKEKERKLKTLKN